CGCTGGTGCCCGTCGCTACCTCCCTCGGGAACGCAACGGGCTTCCTCCTGGGCGGCTCGGTGATCGTAGAGGCCATCTTCGGCTGGCCGGGGGTGGGGCAGCTGGCCATCCGGGCGGTGGGAGCCCGAGACCTTCCGGTGCTTCAGGGCTACGCCCTGGTCATGGCCGCGCTGGTGGTGCTGGTGAACCTCGCGGTGGACCTGCTTTACCCGCTTCTGGATCCCCGCATCGCGCTGGAGGGAGGGGGAAGCGGTGTCGCCGGGCGCTAGCCCGGTGGCTCGGGCTGGCCGGCAGGCCGGCGCGTGGCTGGCGCACATGGCCCCCGCCGCTGCCGGCGGAACCCTCGTTGTCGGCCTGGTGCTGGCCGCCGTCCTCGCCCCCTGGCTCGCTGCCGCAGACCCCACCGACGGCGACATCGCCGCCCGCCTGCTTCCCCCGGGTCAAGGCCACCCGCTGGGGACGGATCCCCTCGGCCGGGATCTCTTCGCCCGCCTCCTCTACGGGGGCCGCCAGTCCCTCGGGGCGGCCGGAGCCGTGGCCGCCATCACCCTGGGGCTCGGCCTCACGGTGGGAACGGTCGCGGGGTACTTCGGCGGGTGGGTGGACGGGCTCCTGATGCGCCTGGCGGACCTGATCCGGGCGTTTCCGGGCCGCATCCTGGGGCTCGTCCTGGTTGGCGTCGTGGGCCCGGGGCCGTCGGGGCTGGTGCTGGCCATGGCGGCCGTCTCCTGGGTGCCGCAGGCCCGCCTCGTACGCGGCCTCACCCTGTCGCTGCGCGAGCAGGAGTATGTCCTGGCGGCACGCGTCTCCGGCCTGTCGGCCCTGGCCATCGTGCTCCGCCACATCGTGCCCGGGGTGCTCCCCCACGTCGCCGTGGTGGCGGCGCTCGACATGAGCTGGTTTTTGATGTCGATCTCCTCCCTGTCGCTGCTGGGGTTGGGGGTCCAGCCCCCGACTCCCGAGTGGGGGATGATGGTCAACGAGGCCCGCCCGTACTTTCGCACCCACCCGCACCTCCTCTTCTGGCCCAGCCTGGCGATCATGCTGGCGGTGCTCGGGTTCACGCTCCTCGGCGAGGGCCTCCGGGACGCCTGGGACCCGCAGCGCAGGGGGGCCCAGCACTGATGGCCCGTATCCTCCCAGAGCTCCGAGAACGCGCCGCAGCGTCGGCCCCGCGTGGGACCCCTCCGGGGCCGCTTCTCCGGGTGCAAGACCTGACCGTGGCGTACCGGCGCCCGGGAGGCTTCGCCCTTCGGGGAACCCGCACCGGCCGTCCGGCAGCGGAGCGGGGGATCGAGCCGCAAGCCCGGGAATTCCTGGCCCTGGACGGCGTCTCGTTGGAGATGGCGCCGGGAGAGACCGTGGCCCTGGTAGGCGAATCCGGGTGCGGGAAGAGCACGCTCGCCCTGACGGTGCTCCGGCTCCTCCCGCCGGGCGGGCGCATCGTGCGGGGGAGCGTGCACCTGGACGGGCAGGATCTCCTGGCCCTCCCGGAGCCCGCCTTGGAGGGGCTACGGGGAGCCGCCATAGCGCTGGTGCCCCAGGACGCCCTTTCCTCGCTGAACCCGTTCTTGACGGTGGGCCGGCAGGTGGCGGAAGCCATCGACCCGCGGCGGCGAAAGCCCAGGGCGCAGGTCCGCCAGCGGGCCGCCGAGCTCCTTGCCCTGGTGGGCATACCCGATCCCTCGGCCCGGCTGCGCCAGTACCCGCACGAACTGAGCGGCGGCCTGCGGCAGCGGGTCCTCATCGCCATGGCGCTG
This region of Bacillota bacterium genomic DNA includes:
- a CDS encoding ABC transporter permease; the protein is MSPGASPVARAGRQAGAWLAHMAPAAAGGTLVVGLVLAAVLAPWLAAADPTDGDIAARLLPPGQGHPLGTDPLGRDLFARLLYGGRQSLGAAGAVAAITLGLGLTVGTVAGYFGGWVDGLLMRLADLIRAFPGRILGLVLVGVVGPGPSGLVLAMAAVSWVPQARLVRGLTLSLREQEYVLAARVSGLSALAIVLRHIVPGVLPHVAVVAALDMSWFLMSISSLSLLGLGVQPPTPEWGMMVNEARPYFRTHPHLLFWPSLAIMLAVLGFTLLGEGLRDAWDPQRRGAQH
- a CDS encoding ABC transporter ATP-binding protein — translated: MARILPELRERAAASAPRGTPPGPLLRVQDLTVAYRRPGGFALRGTRTGRPAAERGIEPQAREFLALDGVSLEMAPGETVALVGESGCGKSTLALTVLRLLPPGGRIVRGSVHLDGQDLLALPEPALEGLRGAAIALVPQDALSSLNPFLTVGRQVAEAIDPRRRKPRAQVRQRAAELLALVGIPDPSARLRQYPHELSGGLRQRVLIAMALARSPRLLVADEPTTALDATLRFQILDLLGRLQRELGLALLLVTHDLRAAAALDCRVVVMYGGQVVESGPATQVLGCPEHPYTSALLAA